A window of Odocoileus virginianus isolate 20LAN1187 ecotype Illinois chromosome 3, Ovbor_1.2, whole genome shotgun sequence genomic DNA:
GATGCCAAGTGTCCATCCCGTGGGGACTGAGAAACCCGGCCTTAGCTTGAAAGGCTCTGTCCATCTGTCACTCTCAGTGAGTTCTCACTGAGGTGACTTTGCTGCCTAGAGATATCTGGCCatgtctgattttattttaattttattattattttaaattttagttttgacCACGCTGTGCAACTTGttggatgttagttccccaaccagggattgaacctgagccctcagTGGTGAGAatgcagagtcctgaccactggactaccagggaattccctggagagaTTTTTGTCACACTGTGGTGGGGGAGTGGGATGCTACAACTGGCATCTAGTGCATtgaagccagggatgctgttcAACATCCTATAGCCCCCATCCCAGAGAATGATCCCGCCCCAAATGCCATGAGTGCCCAAGTTGAAAAATCCTGCTCTGGACATATTGTAGGCACTTAAGAAaggcagaatggaaaaaaaaaaaaaaatggcagaatgaatgaatacagaatTAGGCCCAGCAGGGTGACAGGCCAAGCTTcataggtggtgctagtggtaaagaatttgcctgtcatgagacttaagagacaccagttggatccctgggtcaggaagatcccttagaggagggtatggcaacctgttccagtattcttgcctggagaactgcatgaacagacgagcctggtgggctatagcccatagagtagccaagagtcagatacaactgaagcgacttaacagcgtGGAGGGTGACAGGCCATCCTCTAGCTCCCCCTTGAACGGAAATGAAGGAATATAGAATTGCAAGAAGGACTTCCTGATGCTGCAGGCCATACATAGATAGGGGTTGAGTGGCCCTGAGCTCCCGGGCCCTGGCTCTGGCCGCTCTGAGCCCACCTCCTCTGCAGATCCTGCTCCTGGCCTTCCTGAAGCTCATCGATGAAGGCAGTCACATGGTGATGCTGGAGTGTCCGGAGACCGTCAACACGCTGCTCCACGAATTCCTGCTCTGGGAGCCCGAGCCTTCGCCCAAGGCCCTGCCCGAGCCCCTGCCTGCGCCGCCGGAGGAAAAGAAGTAGCCCCGGAGCTGGCCGGGTATCGCTTAGTGAGCCGAGGAGCGGGAGGAAGAGTCCCGAACCGGCTAAGGGTCTGCAGTGCGGACCAGGTGGGCGGGCCATTCGCTCCGGTGGGCGGGGTCAGGTCAGGGAGACGCCCCCTGGCCGGCTGGGCCGGGAGACGCGGCCTTCGTGGGAGCCAAGTGGACACACCGCGCTCTGCTAGTCCTGAGGGGCCCATCACTGTTTCAGGGCCGTAGCAGCGACCCCCGTGGAGGGTGACCTTGTAcagaagccccctcccccacaatGCCAGGGCCGAGGCAGGCCGCCACCCCGCTGTCTTCCGTGTCCGCCGTGCTTGATTCTAGGACCCACGAGCCCCGCGGGGACTCGGGGACTATCGGGACCCCCGCCACCATGCCCGAGAcccctgacccccccccccccccattccttGGCGCTGGGAGCTATTGTTGCCCAAGTGGGGAGGGCTTGGGAGGGGGCTGGAGCCACCGAACCTGCACATCTCTTATTGTAACTCAATAAAAAGAAGTGACAATCTGAGCCTCCAGACTTGTGTTGGGTGACCACAGCATAGGGCtaccctgagcctcagtctccccaagTGTAGACGGAATTGACTCAGGTACCTCCCCTTCAGGGCTGACCCACAAAGACTTGAGGGTGAAGGTGGTCCAGGCTTGCTTTCCGAGTTCACCTCCCTTCTCAAAACGGGGCCTGAGTGGGCAGCATTCCTGGAGCAGAAGACAGTGAGGGGTGAGCTCCTGGtccctggagaggaggaggagaaccaGCTGAGGCTGATGCTAAAGTTGAGATGAGGCTCGGTGGCCATTGCGTCTGATAGTGCAGCCATAATGGAGTGGCAGCTGTGTGCCAAGCCCTGTAGTGAGTGCCTGACACCCATAGGTTCACTGAATCCTCTTTACCCCACACCACACAGCAAGTTAGTACCTCTTTACTGTCCCATTTCATCTTAGAACTTGGTTTTGGGTTGCTCTTGTCACCAAGACGAttgttattttgaatttattttttgaatccaGATTTCTCTGGGTTTCCCTGCTCCATGGCcatctatattttattcttttttttttttaaatattgattgatttatttggctgcactaggtcttagttgaggcttatgggatctagttccttgacctgggatggaacccaggcgccctgcattgggagggtggagtcttagccactggaccaccactgaCGTCCCcatattttattctaataatgTATGTATATCTAGGCTTACCTGTCATTTGtgtgggtggtgggaggagagATTTGTCACCTCAGTTGCTGCACCTTTGATCCTTTCCCCATTGGTCTGCAAGCCCACCTTTAGTTTAAACTGGGGTCTTTACAGGGGCACTGTTGGCAGTTGGTAAATTCTGGAGACATGTTTGATGACCACAACTTGGGGGGAGATGTTCCTGGCATCTTGTGTGTTAATCCCAGAAATGCTACCTGACACCCTACAGAACACAGGACAGCCCCCAGTGCAAAGAGCAACTTGGCGTCAAAGTCAGTAGGGCTGAGGTCAGGGTACACTGTGTTAGACAAATTCCATCTCTTCTggaacttttttgggggggagggtggggagggatgtcTTTGGATTCTTTATGTGTATTCTTGGGACATGACATGCTGTTTTAATTATTACACAGGAGGAAAGGGGCACTCAGAGAGAGATGTCATCAGCTCCGTTGAAAAAGTAGAGCCCAGGCTCACGCCAGAGGCAGGGACTCTTAATTATTACAACAGCCCGAGCAGCCATGGGCTTAGCAGTGGAGGCCAGGAGGCAGATGGATGCTtagcccgccccccacccccacccctcagggcCTGGTTGGCAGAGCCACAGTGACAGGCAGGTGATGAACCCAATGAGGCAGCAGATCACTTCTGGAAAATTTAAAAGATCGGCCAACACCTCCCTAGGATAGTAGCTTGGAATTTACTGAAGCTCTTTGTGTAAAGTCAAGGTTGATCTCATTTTACAATGGAAGACACAGATTCAGAGAAGCAGCACCAGGAGGTTCCAGTCACACAGCGATCCCAAGGAGGGCTGGTGTCTCACACCCACACTGCGAGGACTTCTccagctctcagttcagttcagtcactcagtcgtgtccgactctttgtgaccccacggactgcagcactccaggcttccctgtccatcaccaactcccagagcttgctcaaactcacgtccgtagagtcggtgacgccatccaaccatctcatcctctgtcattcccttctcctgccttcaatcattcccaacatcagggtcttttccaatgagtcagttcttcacatcaggtggccaaagtattggagttgcagcttcagcatcagtccttccaatgaatctccAGCTCTACCCACCCCTCAACACACAACACACCCCTCAGAAACATCCTGCATGCCCCCCACCCCGTTCCACCAGAAACTTTCCACCTGGGCTGCAAGGCCATCTCTGGGTCAGTAGGGCTCAGAGCCAAACACTTTACCCCATGACTGTTTAATCTGATTCCCTCAATGTCCCCCTGAGGTAGAATTTGCACTTTCCTCATTGTGTACAACttaggaaattgaggctcagataGAGAAATTACTGGTCCAAGGTCCCACAGCTGGGAAGCAGCAAAACTTGACTCTTGAGCTGGGCAGATTCCCTGCATGTAGCTCAGGAACCCCCAGCACAACTTACACTGTGGGCCCTCTGTATCAGGGAGATAAAAATGGTCACTTGTTTGCTCAGATAGGACCAAACTGCCAAAGCACTGACATTGTCAAAGCACCATGTTTCAAAGAACCTTCTGGTCGACTTGTTCTCCCTCCCACATCCCCTTGTTCTCCTTCCATGACAGGGAGCTCACTACCTATCCAGCAGTTCCACCTGTATTAAAGCCTTCCCTTACCCCAAGGAGGAGAGCTGTCTTGATGCTCCCTTACCAGCCTTCTGGAGTTGGAGATGGgagggcagtgtgtgtgtgtgtgtgtgtgtgggggggggggttgtgcAGCtctgctctcaatgcaggggcaGCTGAAACATTCAAACACCCTGATCTCTACTTAGGTTAAATGGCCAATTCCCTAGTGCTCAGGCACAAGCCTAGATGTCCTGGGGCCGTAGCTCTCGCTCACCCTCAGCCAGAAAGACAAGGAGAGCACGGTGCAGCAGATGTACCCCCAAGCGGCGGCGCCGGGTGGGGGGCCAGTCAGCCACCACTCCATAGCAGTGTCCTTGCTTCTGGTTAGTCAGCATCTGGATTCCTGGGGAGATTAGGAGTAAGGTCATGAAGGCAGCCTCTGGGAGCCGCTGGCAGAAGTTTGTGCCAGGGAACCCACTGGGTATTGCCCTCAAGCAGGGATAAACCAATGGAGTAAAATATGTGTACATGCAAGTACATAGTTGGTGCTCAGTAATTGCTCACTGGCTGAATGGACAGCTGTGatggggaaggggtgagggaaTCAGTAGATCAAGTGCCCTTCATGTGACCCCACTCCTACCCCACAAGCCAGACACCTACCTAGAGCATCCACAAGACATGCTTCTCGAGTGTAAGCCTCTGCAGGGACCACATGCTGGAAGCAATGCAGGGAAACAACGCCACGACCAGTGGCCCAAATGTCCAGGATCCGGCGTACCTTGGGACAGGCCTGGGGGGAGCCAGGGCAGGGTCAGAGTTTGCCCCACAATTCCTTCTACTTGCCCCAGCCGGGCCACCCCTGCCACAAACCTGCTACTTATCCTCATACCTGTTTTCCTGGCCTTCTTCGGTGGTTAAGTGCCTCCCAGAGATGAATGTCCGGCCGGGCCCGTGTTCCCTTGCCCACGTAGAAGATGGCCTGGACAAAAATCCGAAGGCATTCAGCTAGTGTCAGTGAGAAGGCTCGGGCTGGCAGGTCCTGAGTCTTCCTAGATGAAGTAGATGGCTCAGAGAGGGAAACGCAAAGAGAGCTGCCCCAGAGATAGTCCTTAAATCACAGAGCAAACTGAACCCATGTCCAGTGACCCGTTTTATAAAAGGCAGGGTGGGCAGCTGATCCCCAAGGACACTCAGCAGCTTGAAGTGGATCCAACTGCCTTTTATTGATAAAGAAGCTGATGACCAGAGAAGGCCAGTTCCCTTCCTAAAGACAcacagcaggacttccctggtaatacagcggataagaatctacctgccggtgcaggggacatgaacacaggtttgattcctgatctgagaagactccacatgccacgaAGCAACTGATCCTGgggaccacagctactgaagcctacaagctctagggcctgtgagccacagttactgagtttgtgtgccacaactactgacgctgcatgccctagagcccacacgCCCCCAACTGTTGAGCCTGCACgcttcaactactgaagcccttgggcctagagcctgtgctctacaagaaGAGAATTCACTGCCATGAGGAGCAGCAATGGAGAGTAGCCCtggctcgccacaactagagaaagctgcctgcagcaaagaagacccagtgcagccaaaaatatattaaaaaaacaaaaaaagacacagagCAGGTAAGAACCaatctcagaattttccagctCCCACTTCTGAGTCATTCCTGCTCCAAGTACCTGGGGTCCAGCAGCAGATATGTGAAGCTGGACTTCACGACCCCCTCCCGCCACCGTCTGGTGGGGTCTGGCCGCTCGAACTGCTGGACAAGTGCATCTTCATCGGCTTGGGCATCTGGGATACGGCCTGTCCGCAGGGCTTCAGCCAGCTCTGGGCTGTGCCCTGAAAAATCTGGGCCTGGGAAGGGAAACTGGgtcaagaaagacaaaggaaagggTGGTTCCCAGAGACGAAGGGAGAAGTAGGTTGCACTCTGAGCCAAGGGATCTTGGAAGATTCCCGGAGACTCCTTGAACTCTGGATACTCACCAGGAGCAgcctgtgcttctttcagccGTCGGAGGTAGTGTGGCCGGGTGAAGGACGTGATGGGACCTGGGCTCTTGCCAAGCGCCCGGAGCCCTTGCAGCAGTTCCAGGTCAGATATGGTAGGGTCCGGTGGACACTGGTCACAGGGGCTAGGGTCCCTGCCCCCTGTGGCGCTTGCCTCATCCTCTCTCAGCCAGAGGGCAGCCAACTCACTATCGGGGGATAGCTGGTCCTCTCTTGGGATGTGGGTGTCAGAAGGTCCAGGCAGCAGTTCCCAAGGGGGACTATGGGTTGAGCTTCTGTCTGGGAAGAACTTAGGGGAGGGGGGATCATCCGGCAAGGTCAGAGTCAGGGCCTGCAGATGGGCATTTAGTtctgcctccctgtcctccatGAGGGGTTGATGTGCCAGCTGTAGGGTGCCCAAAGATCTTGGCACCCTCTGGGAGAGTCGGACACCAGCCCAGGGGGAGATGTGGCCAGTTAGATCCTCAGCTCCTGAAGCCTCAACAGCAGTGACAAAGGAGGTCACCGAGCTGCAGTCCCAGCGCCCCAGTGGGGACTCCAATCCACCATCTGTGTCAGCAGTCTCCGGGTGGGCAAGCAGGCCGGGGGGTCCAGGGCCAGCCTCCAGGCTCACGTCCTTGCCGTTACCTGTGCCCAGTGTTGTAGAGTTCAGGATCACATTAGGAGGACCGGAGAG
This region includes:
- the ANKLE1 gene encoding ankyrin repeat and LEM domain-containing protein 1 isoform X1; the encoded protein is MWATMRRRSAWLGSLHCTRARRRQPRGGAARAHKGAAGSWKPAGGATRWLPQGDSRGMGPAVGLARRLRTALQEEELRTVEDLLRRGADPNLVLEDGAAAMHLAARAQHLRSLCCLEALLRRGGDPNARSAEALTPLHVAAAWGCRRGLELLLSQGADPALRDQDGLLPLDLAEQQGHQNCARVLRELETRTRAPTRTWKGSRKPEPEPEPGGRGPCVKGLDTSLSGPPNVILNSTTLGTGNGKDVSLEAGPGPPGLLAHPETADTDGGLESPLGRWDCSSVTSFVTAVEASGAEDLTGHISPWAGVRLSQRVPRSLGTLQLAHQPLMEDREAELNAHLQALTLTLPDDPPSPKFFPDRSSTHSPPWELLPGPSDTHIPREDQLSPDSELAALWLREDEASATGGRDPSPCDQCPPDPTISDLELLQGLRALGKSPGPITSFTRPHYLRRLKEAQAAPGPDFSGHSPELAEALRTGRIPDAQADEDALVQQFERPDPTRRWREGVVKSSFTYLLLDPRKTQDLPARAFSLTLAECLRIFVQAIFYVGKGTRARPDIHLWEALNHRRRPGKQACPKVRRILDIWATGRGVVSLHCFQHVVPAEAYTREACLVDALGIQMLTNQKQGHCYGVVADWPPTRRRRLGVHLLHRALLVFLAEGERELRPQDI
- the ANKLE1 gene encoding ankyrin repeat and LEM domain-containing protein 1 isoform X2; amino-acid sequence: MWATMRRRSAWLGSLHCTRARRRQPRGGAARAHKGAAGSWKPAGGATRWLPQGDSRGMGPAVGLARRLRTALQEEELRTVEDLLRRGADPNLVLEDGAAAMHLAARAQHLRSLCCLEALLRRGGDPNARSAEALTPLHVAAAWGCRRGLELLLSQGADPALRDQDGLLPLDLAEQQGHQNCARVLRELETRTRAPTRTWKGSRKPEPEPEPGGRGPCVKGLDTSLSGPPNVILNSTTLGTGNGKDVSLEAGPGPPGLLAHPETADTDGGLESPLGRWDCSSVTSFVTAVEASGAEDLTGHISPWAGVRLSQRVPRSLGTLQLAHQPLMEDREAELNAHLQALTLTLPDDPPSPKFFPDRSSTHSPPWELLPGPSDTHIPREDQLSPDSELAALWLREDEASATGGRDPSPCDQCPPDPTISDLELLQGLRALGKSPGPITSFTRPHYLRRLKEAQAAPGPDFSGHSPELAEALRTGRIPDAQADEDALVQQFERPDPTRRWREGVVKSSFTYLLLDPRPSSTWAREHGPGRTFISGRHLTTEEGQENRPVPRYAGSWTFGPLVVALFPCIASSMWSLQRLTLEKHVLWML